GTGGATACTTGCAACTTGAGTAGGATTTTAGTACATGTGGTGAAGTAATGTAACagtgaaatttattgtaaaagaACTCTGGTAAcaagaaagcaaaaatttGAGATGTCAAACGTCTCAACTTCCAGTTAACCTATGCACTGAAGTTTGAAAATTagttttcatttgttttccttttgcGGTAAATTGATGAAGGATCTGCTTCTACATGTCGAGAAACCTTTCTTTTTTGAGATACATTGAAGTATTTACTAtgtcttttctgttttttgatATCTTGACATTATTTGCTTCTACATTTTGTCTCAGATATCTTTTACCCAACCAGTAGGATTCCCATGATTATAGACATACACTTCTGGTTTTGATGGAAAGTTTGCTGTTAATACACTATGTTGAAGGTATAAACTGTTACACCACATCAGGAATCAGGTTGATTAATTACTACAAAACCTATGCTTCCATGAGGAGAAGTTAAACAAGAGCTAAGAGAAAACTGGAACAGGTGATGGCGGCGGAGATGCAGAGATTTGGCACAagtgaagaagatgatgatgaaatgGGGATGGATGTGAAGgaggaagatgatgatgatgatgacgatgAAGAGAAGAATATGGCAACCCCTGCAGTAGTTGGTGTGGATGTGGGCATTCTGTCAACAAGTGGTAGTAATAGGTATATGCATCACCAACAATATCGAGATCAGCCAACTCCGCAAGGAGGAGGGGCTCGAAGGTGTAGGCCAcaggaagagaaagagagaactAAGCTACGGGAGCGACAGCGCAGAGCAATCACAGCAAAGATTTTGGCTGGGCTTCGCAGGCATGGTAACTACAATCTTAGAGTTAGAGCTGACATTAATGATGTCATTGCTGCTTTGGCAAGGGAAGCAGGTTGGGTTGTTCTTCCAGATGGAACCACGTTTCCTTCCAGAACACAGGTACCAATCACTCTGGCTGGGCATAATCTGTTGTTGTCTCTCAATTCCTATTGTAAATTTGAAGGATAATCACATTCTTGATCAACCCCCTAATGATTCAGAGCAAGGTTAATCTTCTTTACACATTTTTCTCCATTCTTTTTACATGTATATGCATGTCTTTTGTGATTTGCTTATGCAATATGTTGCATGTACTCTTCAATTCGGTCTATGCACACTTGTCAGCTCTGAAAATGGCATGATGTTGGATCTTGGCCGGAGACTGAAGCAACTCAAAATCCTCAGATGATTTAAGGgggaaaagaattgaaaaagtAGATGTGTAAGATCTACCTAGCTGTTTGAATCCACAATTGAGGAATGATAACTAAGGGTAACAAGCAATTGTTTAAGAGCATTCTGAATCTTTTTGGAGTCATACAACTACAGATGAAGTACCCCACATCAATATCCTAGAAAACTCTCAGACCTGCTTGTCAATAAGCATGTTCTACTATGTGATGTACTAGGAACTTTTTCAACCAACTTCAGCATCCCAACATGCGACACCCAAAACGGAATCTGAGTTTCATAGTGTACGATGAAAGCAGAAGTTCACATGAATGCATCTTGGAATCACAATGGttgttattttcaatatttgcaGGGGTCGCGACCAACTGGTGGTGCATCAAACACTGCCATGACATCAGCTTCTTCCCAAATGCCAGCACAACATACTTCTCCTACCTCCTTGGGAGGCATCTCTCCAGGCTATAAGAGTGCAGTTGATTACAGCGCATCTCACATGAAAGGTGTTTTTGTCTCCACCTCATCTCCTTATGATTCATCCTCTGGCGCCAGGTCTCAGAGTCCAGCGATGATTGGAGATGGAGGTGACCTGCAGAATGATCCTCTTCTGGGGGGCTCCATTGGTTCAGTCGACAACAGGCAGGCGAGAAATATGGCTTCTTTAGATTGTGATAGTTTCAGTTGCCcttttgattattttcttaaatgcAGTATGTTTTGTTATGTTTGAGCACATGACAATTTATGCCAAccttgtttgaattttgtgCCCCTTTTATCGTAGCCTGCAGGCAATATTCATACAGCTGTCTGACATTTCTTCTTTGGTTGGTTGCCCTTTCTATTTCTTAGGTTGTTGACATGCCCACAAAATTACAGGACAGGGATTTTGCTGGCACACCTTATGTTCCAGTTTACATTATGCTGCCAGTGAGTTTTCTAAATTTCATCGTAGTTTTTCTGTGTAAGTTGGTCCACTGGCTCCAAAACTATTGTTATGTGGTCCTATCAATTGCATACATTTGTGTTTGTTTGTCTCacctaatttatttataactctGCGTGGTCTTGTCTGTTCTGAGTAAAGGGTGTGCGTTCTCTTGAATAGAAGTACTTTTGGCTTGTTTCTTTTGTGATATGCATGATACTCAAGAGCACATAGTATAACCAGTTTAGTTGCAGTTGGTTGTCATAGTTTAAATGAAGTTTGATATGTTCCGTGCCCTTTTTaccttattattaaatttcagtaaTAAATCTTGTACTTGAAACCGCACTTTTCTGTATGTTTGTTGACTCATCAGAAAGCTATAGTTGTAATGAATTGAATCATCTTGGTGCCAGTTGGGTGTTGTCAATATGAAGTCGGAGCTTGTTGATCCAGATGGTCTAGTGAAGCAATTGAAAATCTTGAAATCACTTAAAGTTGATGGTGTTATGGTTGATTGCTGGTGGGGTGTGGTGGAAGCACATGCACCCCAGGAATATAACTGGAATGGCTACAGGAGGTTATTTCAAATAGTAAGGGAGCTGAAAATGAAGCTACAGGTGATTACTTATCATGGACTACTTAGCATTCAGTTATAATCTGTTTTTGTGACATTCCTACTTGCAAGTGCTTCTGTCTGATGACAGTAACACTctatcactaaatatatagCTAGTTTTAATGTTGAAAGCTCCCAGACTCTCTTGACAAATTATTTACTAAGGCCAAAGGAATGTGATAATAACTTTCTGAATAATTCATCATTAAGCAGAAATATCACATCAGCTAAGAGTGCAAAGGCTACTATAGAAAATGGACTACTAATTGCAGGGTGACCTAAATGATTGACGATAGGAGTGTATACAAGTACTATTTTGACACATTTGCTGTTTGTTTTATGTATTCTTTTGAACTTCTACCAACACTACCCAAGCTTATTGTGAGAACAGGTTGTAATGTCCTTTCATGAATGTGGTGGTAATGTCGGGGATGATGTTTGTATTCCCCTACCTCACTGGGTGGCTGAAATTGGTAGAAGCAATCCAGACATATTTTTCACAGATAGAGCTGGAAGGCGCAACCCAGAATGCCTGTCTTGGGGAGTTGACAAGGAAAGAGTTTTGAGGGGCAGGACCGGTGTAGAGGTAACTAACTTTACATCACTCACGGTTTGTGTCCGAGCTACTTCCACTTTGACAACAGAATGTTTGTTCAGCATGTGTTTCTGGTCGTGTACAGATTTGTGCTCATTATGGCTTTGATGTATATTAGAAATTGAGGATTGAGGAGAACTAGAGTTGCTGTTGCATAATGAAGTCCATGTTTTTGCTTATAATGATTTTCTCTTTGGGTTGATGGCAACCTCGAGAGCCCTGGGTTTTGAAAGTTCTCCTCTCGACTTTATACATTGTTTTAGCCACCAGTTAAAACTTGATGTTGAAAAAGATGGATACTTCAGTTGGAAAGGTTTTTGCATGATAGCATGACTTCCATTTGCTGTTTGTTTGCCACATCACTGTGATAATTTTCAATCGTATTTCCTTGTAGTTTTCATGGTTTCATTGTTAAAACTTTAGTCCAATTGACCAGGTACTGTTGTTTAAAGATGCTCactgtttttgtaatttggaaACTGTTGTAGGTCTACTTTGATTACATGAGAAGCTTTCGGGTTGAATTTGATGAGTTTTTTGAGGATGGTCTCATATCTATGATTGTAGTTGGACTTGGTCCACGTGGAGAGCTGAGATACCCTTGTAACCCTGTGAAGCATGGTTGGAGATACCCTGGTATTGGTGAGTTTCAGGTAATGGATACATTGTTAAATCCATAACTACTACTATATTCAGGAAAGTTTTGTTTGTAAGGGGTGGGGGTGGGAGGAGGTTCTTAAGGGGTGTATCAGGGAGGAACTCCATTTGTTAAGATGTTGAAAGGAACTGGTATGACTATCCATATGTTCATCAGAACCTCTCAACGCgtggaaaaattaaaacaagaattCCAGCCTGTTTGTTAAAGTGAAAGTTTTATTGgaattatattgatttgacaCCCGTAACAACATGAAATACAATATCATTAACTAATCTAAacaaattctcattttcacaCGAAAAcctatacaaaattgaaaacatgcATTACCTACTGcaaactgaaaattgaaaataaaaacttaaacaaacagcattgtttttcagtttttctgTGCAGAACCTTTTCTATTATCAGGCAGTATAATGTATCTTGTCTTGTCGTTTGCAGTGCTATGATCGATATATGTTGAAAAGCCTGCAGAAGGCAGNNNNNNNNNNCCTGAGAATGCTGGTTCCTACAATTCACGGCCGCATGAGACTGGATTTTTCTGTGATGGGGGCGATTATGATGGTTATTATGGCAGGTTTTTCCTCAAGTGGTATTCTCAGGGTTTAGTTGACCATGGTGATCGTGTGCTTTCTCTGGCCAAGTTAGCTTTTGAAGGAACTTTCGTTGCTGCAAAGGTAAGCTCCACTAATGCGATTCTGAACTTTGCCAGCACAGCTTGGTCAACCGTAGGAACAATATATCTCAATCTGCTCATATGTGTTCCTGTGCATTCctactttttctataataattattttatatttcccATGAATACACCATACCCTAATATTGTTTTTCCAGAAGATACTAACTGATCAACTTCACAACTATTTAGTAgattaacaagaaaatttgGATCTTTGCATGAGCATGGCTCTTTTGACACTCTGCTCTATTTATCACTGAACAGCTATCAGGCATCCATTGGTGGTACAAGACAGCTAGTCATGCTGCCGAATTAACTGCTGGATATTATAACTCCTGCAATCGTGATGGATATGCTGCTATTATGGCAATGCTAAAGAGGCATGGGGCTGCCATATGCTTTACATGTTCCCATATGAGCATGGTAGATCATCATATGGACTTCTCCGAGTCTCTAGCCGATCCTGAGGGATTAACTTGGCAAGTAAGTATTAGTGGAATAGctttgtttttcataatttgcTGCTTGTTACTTcagcaagaaaatatttatacttagCAAAAgcttatttcttctttatattAGAAATTGCATAATGTcgtttttgaatttaaatggTTTTTGCCAAAATCCGTAGTAACAGCTGATCACAATCTAGGTTCTGAATGCTGCTTGGGATGCTTCTATACCAGTTGCCAGTGAAAATTCTTTTCCATGCCATGACAGAGAAGGgtacaattatttattggaaAAGGCAAAGCCCATCGGTGATCCAGATGGGAGGCATTTTTCTGCTTTTACCTACCTGAGGCTCAACCCACTTCTCATGGAAAGACAAAACCTCGTTGAATTTGAACAGTTTGTCAAGAGAATGCACGGTAAGATTATTACTCTATTTTTACCTATTTCATGTAACAAGTTTGTAGATACACTGagttttattaatgttttcttGCTGAAGCAACTTTGTAAATAGCTGATCATAGACTCCGTGTGACATCTATCAAAATTCTTGGCGGATCCGCACCTTTAGATTATGCATCTTCTagattattgaattttatcaCTGTTTTAAGGTTGAAATATGGTATGTAGTGATATATTAGCATTGTACTAGTTGGAGGTTACATGCTACATTCTACAaccttttattcttttctcacACAGATGCACGTGTTTGAGTGTTGTGAATGGCTTTTGTGAGTGTTGTGAATGGCTTTTGAGCATCCCATTAGAAATTCTCGTTCATTTTACTTACTAATAAGCGAACCTGTGGCAAATCCATTATGCATCAAAGTAGACTTAAGTGGTAACGACATCTTCATCTCGTCTCTATTTGCAGGGGAAGCTGTTCTCGAGTATCAGACATAGCTCCCAAGTTCCAGCGAAAGAACACTAACATAGCTTTCTAAATACACTACTTAGGTACACATCtgtaaagaaaatgaagcCAAGCAATAGTCGGACGACTGATCCTCTCCGCAGTCTGCTAAGGTAGACTAACAAATTCAGGTGATGAATTCTGCAGCAATGGTTGATTTGAAATCAGCCTGTGAAAAATTGTTCTAAATgtaattgtgtgtgtgtgtgtatcaaCAAAGAATGGTTTAAAATGTGCAGATTAGCTGAGCATGAAAAATGAGTGATATTTCTCCTAAGCCAAAATTTCCCTTTTGTAATACTAAGTTATGCAGGAAGGAGAAAATGTTTGTACTCACTTCCTGGGCAAATGCCCAGTTTATTTGACAGTAATCTTCTTACTTGTTCTTCTTGCTCTGAACAAAGTGTTGTAATACTAGTGCTAAAAATAGATGTATTTGTTGAAAATATGgaatttatttagtattcccatattttttgcattaataaattacaaagatGGAAATGAGAATAGCTACTCTTCATCATTAAATAGCCATAAGAAATGAGTATCTTTAAGTGAGTTTATGTAAACTCACGCTCTAAATATACATCTTGCTAAGAAACTTATGTGGAATTTTTAGAATCCAACACCTTCAAGTGAGTTAAATGGTTGGGTttttttacacacacacacacacacacacacatatatatatataatattagtatCTAAAACTTTGGGGGTTGTtatatgggaaaaaaaaaggtaatttaaaaggtaaattatgAGCCAATGCCAAATCAAATGGATTCTTGGTCGTATGTAAAACTAGcatgtgaaaagaaaaaacgagGAGTGAGGTGagatagaaaaaacaaattgtgCAATTGTGGgtatacaaaaatatgtaaGTTTGTGAGAAATAAACATGGAGTAGTAAGGTGAGAGTAACATTTTTTCAttggaaagaaataaattaaaggataaatttgaatacttaaaaattggtataataaaagattttttaatttttttatattttaaaatatattatatataaaaataaaatatataaatcataatatcatatttaaaaaataaataagtaaataaaagaaaatcacttATGTATATTATcgacataaaaaattttggtgtTATGTTGTCACAAACCGTTATTTGTGAGTGGAAAagatctttcttttttttatattagtgtaGACAGAtagtatgaatatataaatgagaataagaatttgagtaagaatagttgaaaaatacaaaagggatttttgctataatttaaaaaattagtattgcCGTGTAAATAGTCGTTCTTTATgagtaaaaatgaatttttcttttaattagtatagatatagatgTAGATTACAGGTAAATCTCTTACGATGTTGTATTAATGTACCTCATGGAATAATTGTGCAAAATTTTCATGATGAATaggaattatttataaattaaagtttttaaataattattattagatttaatttcaaagaatatgaatgtaatttaaaataggaaaaaacatttaaaaatagaggattaaagtataatatataaatatttcaaagtttCCGTACAGGAACAAACAGGCAAACACTGTCCTACTGCCACTTCGACTTCCCACGCTATAAATACTGCGCGACGTCGTCTCCACGGAAACCCTAAGGATTCTTTTGGGTAGCTCCGCTACTTCTCCGCTGAAGGTAAGTTTTCGCGACCGCTTAAACCCGAAGGTGTTCGTGCTTTTATTCGCTAAGTTGATATCTACTAGGGGTTTCCCGATCCCTGACGGAAAGTTGTCTTTATGTGTCTAAATGTTGGATATGTTATCACGTTTTAGCTCCGTATTTCGTGTTTTAACTCTGTATTCGAGATTTACTTGTATGTATGTTGCCTTCTGTTCGTAGTGGAGTAACCCGGAAGACGGTTGCGAATAGAAGGCACGGAGTTGTGTTTTCGGAAGTGGTTGTTCGATGCTGGTGCTGTGTTTGAGAATGGATCGAATAATTATGGTTTTGATTGAAATTTGTAGTACTAGTAGGAGCTGCATATTTTGGTTTTAAGGTGACCGGGGACGGGTCAAGTGCGAATAAGTGGGttctatttgatttaatttttttctggttGCAATTATCAATCGTTGCTATACTAATGCATTGTTTAGATTTAGTTATGATTCTTATGGTGGACTATGAATGATATATAGCCATGTTATTGGTTCGTTGAATGaaattttctgatttattAGACATTTATCTTCTACTTCAGGCAATGGCGCCGCAACAGCCAAATTCTGGGCTCTTCGTGGGTTTGAACAAAGGGCATATTACTACCAAGAAAGAGCTTGCACCACGCCCCTCTGATAGAAAGGGGGTAAGGTTTACATTTTTTCCCGGTGCACATAGTTGTGTTCTTCTGTTTCCCTGGATCCCCCCCCCCCTGCCTGCAGTATTATGGTTCTCTGTGAAGTTGGTGCAAGTTTTTCCTGTAGGAAG
The nucleotide sequence above comes from Sesamum indicum cultivar Zhongzhi No. 13 linkage group LG11, S_indicum_v1.0, whole genome shotgun sequence. Encoded proteins:
- the LOC105173168 gene encoding beta-amylase 7 (The sequence of the model RefSeq protein was modified relative to this genomic sequence to represent the inferred CDS: added 35 bases not found in genome assembly) translates to MGVESDNGVMAAEMQRFGTSEEDDDEMGMDVKEEDDDDDDDEEKNMATPAVVGVDVGILSTSGSNRYMHHQQYRDQPTPQGGGARRCRPQEEKERTKLRERQRRAITAKILAGLRRHGNYNLRVRADINDVIAALAREAGWVVLPDGTTFPSRTQGSRPTGGASNTAMTSASSQMPAQHTSPTSLGGISPGYKSAVDYSASHMKGVFVSTSSPYDSSSGARSQSPAMIGDGGDLQNDPLLGGSIGSVDNRQVVDMPTKLQDRDFAGTPYVPVYIMLPLGVVNMKSELVDPDGLVKQLKILKSLKVDGVMVDCWWGVVEAHAPQEYNWNGYRRLFQIVRELKMKLQVVMSFHECGGNVGDDVCIPLPHWVAEIGRSNPDIFFTDRAGRRNPECLSWGVDKERVLRGRTGVEVYFDYMRSFRVEFDEFFEDGLISMIVVGLGPRGELRYPCNPVKHGWRYPGIGEFQCYDRYMLKSLQKAAEIRGHSFWARGPENAGSYNSRPHETGFFCDGGDYDGYYGRFFLKWYSQGLVDHGDRVLSLAKLAFEGTFVAAKLSGIHWWYKTASHAAELTAGYYNSCNRDGYAAIMAMLKRHGAAICFTCSHMSMVDHHMDFSESLADPEGLTWQVLNAAWDASIPVASENSFPCHDREGYNYLLEKAKPIGDPDGRHFSAFTYLRLNPLLMERQNLVEFEQFVKRMHGEAVLEYQT